CGTTTCTTCTTGTCGTTGATATTCAATATTTCCCTCCAATTTGGATTTTAACAGCGTTTCATTGGGGGAGTCTTCATCAGAAACAACAAGGTATGCAAATTTGCTTTCATCTACCTCCCCTACGCAAAATCCAGTCCCCGTGTCCTTCCATTCGTTGTTTTCTAAGACGTAAACTTTTACTCTTTTGGGTTCACTGTTAATCGAGACAGTTTGTTCAATATCCTCATCCATCGGAGTCGGGGAAGTAGTTGGTGTCCCTGGTAATGACATTTATCGTACTGTAGCTAAATCTTGAACTTTTCACTGGTACACTCGTTTCAACCGCAGGCTAAAAAAACGCTTTAATATCTTTATAACAGAACAAAATGAGTTTTCGATGTATTTTAATACTAGTGTAGTATATgctctttgtttttattttatttttttcaatatgcGCGGGTCTTGAAAGTAGCAGATCCTTTTGATTTACGTCAAAGGAGGCCGAGAAAATATTGTTAACTATGCTACTATTGCAAGCAATCTTTATTGCACAATTCGGATTATATCTAACTCGTGATTGCCCTTTGAAAAGTAGTGTTggtcttcttccttttgtttcttcttcggATGAAACAccaaaggaagaaaaaaaaaaaaaggcagatagaaaaagaaaagattgcGCgtcagaaaaagaaacgataCTTTTTATATCAGCCTAAAGGGATCATGATCGTTATTTGTTCACAACATGAAGAATTATTTAGCGTTATATATGGCATGGAAGTTATGAACTTGGTAATTTCCATTACAGTTTCAATATTTGGTCAGTGTACTCATAGCCAAATGGCTCAAAGCCGTATTTGTTGGCAAAATCGCGAGGAATGAATCTTCCTCCGACGTAATGAGTTGTGTGTTTCTCTCCTATATACGTGCTACATGGTTTAGGAACAGTGAGAGAAACAAGAACTGCAGGGTTAATTGAAGGATGCGAGATTGGACCCTCATCCACATCCCAACCTGTTGGAACGTCTACCGAAACGATGGGGATACGATCTTGTAATTTGCACAGTTCATCGACAATACCCTTGAATGGTTCTCTCATTGGAGGCTTGAAACTAAAGCCAAATATAGCATCAACAATGCATAAAGTTTTTTCTGGCTTCAAATATTCCAGCCAGTTTTCCTCATCTTGAGATAATACAGGAaccttgaagaaatttaaTTGGTGAACCAGTTGCTTATAGAATTCAGTACGTTCACTTCTCTTGGGGTAAAAAACAATTGGATTGTAGCCAAAAAGCTTCAAGTGTCTTGCGCATACAAGACCATCCCCGCCATTATTACCTGGCCCAGCAATAACAAATACATGTTTGCCCTTCTCCGTTTCAGTCTTTCCCCGCAA
The Saccharomyces kudriavzevii IFO 1802 strain IFO1802 genome assembly, chromosome: 14 DNA segment above includes these coding regions:
- the NNR1 gene encoding NADHX epimerase (similar to Saccharomyces cerevisiae YNL200C; ancestral locus Anc_2.49) — translated: MSTLKVVSSKLAAEIDKELMGPQIGFTLQQLMELAGFSVAQAVCRQFPLRGKTETEKGKHVFVIAGPGNNGGDGLVCARHLKLFGYNPIVFYPKRSERTEFYKQLVHQLNFFKVPVLSQDEENWLEYLKPEKTLCIVDAIFGFSFKPPMREPFKGIVDELCKLQDRIPIVSVDVPTGWDVDEGPISHPSINPAVLVSLTVPKPCSTYIGEKHTTHYVGGRFIPRDFANKYGFEPFGYEYTDQILKL